acctccatTTTATATCAaagcaaaatgtgaaaaatagggaaaactgtgtgtgtgtgtgtgtgtgtgcgcacgcgcgCACGCGTGCACGTACGTGCGTGGAGGGGTGTATGGAAACTCTACTTActgaataatttttctgtaaacttacaactgctccAAAAAGTAAAGTCCATCAAGAACCGTAATGAAAATATCTCTGTGTATCAAATGATCACTTCTACTTTATGTTGCCATTATGTGCTCATTCAGGGAGGAACAGAGTTCatacatagaaaaatgaaaaaaatcataaaactagAATTTGTTTAGTATACTGtcatttaaaacactgaaaattaatgtgttttatttctttgtcaaaaACGTTATGGAGAGTAATGCTTGCTGCTGTGTATTTGACGTTTAACTTTTGTTATGGAGCACACATCTTTTCCTTGCTTGGATGAACTGTCACGCTCCTTTCCAAatttgcatcagcttccaacatttTATCCGTTGCCCTTTTATGTTGTGCAGTATTTCTGAGAGTACTTTTAATGTGATGTTTGGGCAGCATCACTTCATCTGGGACATCTTCGTCCTTTTCTTCACAACCACTTTCCTCATTTGTGCTTCTACGTGAGATGGGGAATGTGAGCCTGAGACGGAAGGGGCAGGACCCTGTACTATGAAGATGGGGTAAAAAGAAGTTCCTCTACGTGGCAGAGCCTAAAAACAACCACAGCATTTCAGCTTCCTCCCCCAAGCTGTGGGCAGCGGACAGTGGGCTTAGACAGACCTTTCCCTTCCAGCTACAGTAACTGAGGCTCTGCATGAGGAGTCAGTGCACACTGAGACGCTGGGGGAGGGCGCGATGGGAACAGGGCTCCCGGGACTGGtccagggcccagggctccctCCCAGCCTTGCACTCATGCCAGCCTGCTGCAGCTGTGCCTTGAGAAGTGCCAGAAGGGGGACATCCCACTCTCTATCCATGTATGGCACTGTGGACAGGGCCAACAATGAGAAGGGAGCCAGCAAGTGGGTGGTGTTGCCCCACAGTTGGGGGCTCACAGAGGTCTGGCTCAGCAGAGGGGACTGCAGGAGGATGGGGGTAGTACATACTTAAAGGGGAATCAGGACAGGCTGGTGCTCCCTGATACAAGGCACCTCAGCTCAGGAGCTGTCCTCCCAGTAAGTGAGGCTCAGAGGAAAcaactccccacctccacctccttgCTAGACGTAAGCAAGGATCCTACCCTGAGCAGACCTCATCAGCAGGACCTGGAACTATTCAGAACAGATGGGGCTGGAGGCTACTCCCACATGTGAGACAGCAAGAGGAGAGGagagcccagggctggggctgcgGGAGGCAGAGCTCTGGGGTGTCTCAACCATGCCTAGGCTCTGCTCTGCTCACCTCCTCACATTCTGCAAAGGTGAAAGATGCTAACGAGGGGAACTTCTGGGCACCCAGAGCTGATCCTCTCTTCCCTCCTGCCCAGGCTCCCTGGGGTCATGGCCCTGACCCTATCCCTCTCTGCATGTTCCCCTCCTCTCAGGGTCTTGGCCTCAGTCTGCCCTGACTCAGCCTCCCTCAGCATCTGCGGCTCTGAGACAGACAGTCACCATCTTCCGTGTAGATGAAAGCAGGAGATATAACTGCATTGTCACTGGAAGCAGCAGTGCCAATGGCAGTTATAGCTAGGTATCCTGGTGCCAGCAGCGCCCACAAACAGGCCCTAAAGACTTAACACAAGGGGTCGTTCCCAGACCTAGGGTTCCCAGCTTGATTCTCTCCCTCCAAGTCGGGCCACCTGGCCTCCCGGACCACCCCCATGATGCAGCTGCAGGACAAACCTGTGCATTCTCACCGCTCCTTTGCAAACAGCTCCTTTCCCACTGAGCCCAGAAGGAAGTGAGCCCAAACCCCACCTGAGCTCACACATGATCCCCTGCCTGGCCCCCCAAACACAAGGTTGAGTCCTTGGTGTCTGATGCCCTCTGCTCTTTCATCCTGGACATGGCAGTGGCTTTGGAATGGACACCCTAACACACTGCGGTTAAGAGGGAGCAGGCGAAATGCACCTGCTGCTTCTTTCCCCTGCCAGGGGCTCAGCAGGCAGACACAGCCTGTCTCCTCAGGGACACGGACGGAGGGAGTGGCAGCTTAGGGCCATCTTACCTGAAGACGTCTTCTGCCCACTCTGGTTCAACTTGGACTGGCCTCGAGTCTTGCAAGACTTCATTTCTCAGGTCTCTTATGGTTTCAGTGTCCCGTTTCCACTGAAGTCAAAGTACAGTTACCAAGACACTCTGCAAACAAAAAGATTGTGTTTTTTCCacatccatttataaagcaacGGTCTCTTGTGAAAACCTCTGCTATCAGGGCTGAGGTAACTGAAAACTAAGACCCAGTTCTGCCCTTTCAGTGTGTCCCTCCTCTTTGCCCTTCACTCTGAGCTCTGGGTCCTCACGGGCTGAAACAGGGACACAGTGGGTGACACGCCCGATGCCCATCACAGGTGACTGACCgctgccctcccaccccttcGTGCCCTTTGTTCTCCGTCAGGACGCACCTCCGTCCCTCCAGGAACAAGGCCTCGGGTGAATCTGCACCCTGGGCCTCCTGCCCCATGCTGCCCCCCACTTTCCAGCACGGCAAGACAGCCGGACGGCGAGGGCCAGGCCACTCGGTCTCAAGGCAGTTACCCCGTTAGCTAATGAGCTCAATCAATCAGCACACACGTGTCACTTCAACCACCCACAACTGCGGCTGCTCTCACCAAGCGGAAGCCGGGACCGACCCGAGGGAGCGCATGATCCGATTCTGCCCTCCCAGGAGCCTGCACTGCGATGTCCCCATTTCATAAACGGTGAGCAGAGCCCCAGGAGAGTTCCCGGTGCAGCCGGAAGTCACTCCGCGCGGGAAAGGAGGAACTGGGGTTTGAACCCACGCGGTTCTCGGCCATTCACCCTCCCCAGGGCGGTCCCGTGCTCAGGAGCTGAAGGGAGAGAACGAGGCGCCGACTCCGCGCGTCCCCGGAGTTCAACGAGCGGGAAACACCATCGGCATCGTCGGCGTCGCGGGTCCGACCGCACCTGGTCTCTCCTTCCCGAGGCCGCATCTCAGAGTTGCTCGGGGATCTGGGGGGGGGTCGCCCCGGGGGGCTGGAAGGGGTTTGTGACGTGGCAGGGGCGGGGGCCCATGGAGGAGCCGCGGGGAGGGCGGTGCGCGGGGCTGAGCCGTCCTGGGGTCCCAGAAGCtctgggcttggggtgggggaggggaggggaggggccggGACTGGCGCGGGGGGGGCAGGGCTGGGCGCTGAGAGGCGGGGTCGGGGTCTCCCCCATGACCCACCCGCCAACTGCGCGGCTCCGGGCTGCGGAGGGCGAGGGCGAGACGGGCCCCGCCGAGGCCGCTCCTCCCTCGGATGTGGGGGTGCCGAGCgcgcccctctccctcccccggGGGTCGCCGCCCCGGGCCCGCGAGGCCTCCGCTCCGCGCCGCCCTTCGCCCCGTGTGCGCCCCGGAAGCGGCAGCCGCGCTCGGCCCCCGGCGACGCCCTCGGAGCCGCCTCTCCGGGGAACGTTTCTCCTCAGCCGCCCCCTGGACTCCCGTTCTCCGGCCGTTTCCACAGAAGCCGAAGCTCCCCCCGTGCCCCACGCGGCCTCCCGCAGCCCTGATGACTTCAcccttctctgccctctttcccgCGCCGGCAGATCCCTTCCCAGTCACCCCGCGGGGGAGACGCGGCCTCGGGAGGGGCTGCGGGGGCGGCCGAGGGGGGCACCCGGGGCGGGGCGGCTGGGGGGGCGCTGAGCCGGGAGGGGGCGGCGGGGCGGGAGCGGGTCCCCGAGCTGCGCCCCTTCGCCGTCGGGCCTCGGGTCTGCGGCCACCAGGGGCGCACAGGCTGCCCCGGGGCTGTCTGAACCGGTCTGAGTCGGGTTTGGGCACCTGCTTCTGCGGGGTCCGTCCCggggctgggggggtgggggagtcagGCTTTAGGACAGATGGGGAGAGCAGGACGGGTGAGGGTCCTTCCCTGGTGGAGAGAAGAGGCAGGAGTGGGGGGAAAGTGAGGGCGCCAGCCCTGTCATCCAAGCCGGGACAGGAGACTTCTTTTGGGTCTTATTGGGATCTTACTTTGGATCACTCTGGCTTGGGAAGTACTCAGCGTGGTTGGACTGTGCACTGTGTTTTTGGAAAGAGATGGGAGGGAGTGTGGTCTGGTACGTGTCCTGTCATTTCAAGAGACCCCAGATCTTTTACCGCAGGCCATAGGGCGGTCCTGGTGCCCCCAGAGTCACAGCAGGTTGTCAGgctggcttttctttgtggacCTGCCCTGCTTTTCCCCCAGACATGTTCCGGCTTCTGAGCTGCAGAGCTTCAGTCTCCCAGCTacacaatgaatgaatggatggatggatggatggatggatggatggatggagtgaATGATTGAATGCATGCGTATAAATGAGGTCATTGCATTTATCCTCATTAGACCGGGGGTACGCATATAAAAACCTCCATTTTCTCGCCTGGGATGGAGACACTCAGCTGCCTCCTCCCTCGTTGACTCATTCAGCATTCTTCCTTGAGTGGGTGCAGATGCAGTGCTCAAAAGAAACACACCTGCTGTGACTGGTGAGGCTTAGCtgagaacacaggaaaaaaaaaaacacatgcaaacaaaCCACGACCTTTGTTTTGAAGTAGCCAGTTGTATCTAATTCTTGAAGAAATAGGCGGCATGATATAGGAAGTGACAAAGGCAAGGGAGCTTGAGTGGGTGGCATTCTGGACATCATGACACACTGCTCAAGTTCTGACGTAAAGCCTTTGGCCAGTTTGAGAATAGGAAGAAGCCATGGAAAGGAGGGTGGAGGTGAGGGAGATGAGAGGGGCAGGGAAGGCTACAGATCATGGGGGAGAAGAGATAAGAGGGCTGGGTGTTTTGCTAAATGAAAGGAGGATCCAGTGTTATTCTCAAGTCCAGATCCATGTTTTATAGCTCACCATGGTGATGCTGGTGGGAGCCTCTGTGGAGGAGGGGAGAACCCTGAGCAGGCAAGACTGTCTAGGAGAGCCACAGAGGTGGACAGACGGGGGAGGTATCATGGTGTTGTCAGGTTGCAGGAGGTTCAGGTGTGGGGCAAGAGGGAAAGAGTGGctggaggaaactgaaacaagtaGTTACCTATTGCTACATTAAAAATTACTCCAAGTATGGGattatttggttgtttttttattttaatttttattttgtagtaatgaaaatgttctaatattgattgtagtgatgtatgcacaactgcatgatgatattgtgagccactgattgtatactttggatggtttgtatggtgtgtgaatatatgtccataaaattgcattaaaaattacccccaaacttaaTGGCTCTAAAcaattaatatttatcatttcGTATTTACTGTGGTGTAGCTGAGTGTTTCTGGTTCTAGAGCCTCTCATAAGGTTACCCTCAAAAATATTGTCTTGGGTGGCTTCAATGGGTCTGGAGGATCCTGTCACAAGATGGATCTCTCACTTGGAAGGAGGCCTCATTTCCCCCTTGACTGCACCCAAGGATcccagagacaatttgaagacctAGGGGTAGCTTCCTTGACTGCTGCTCAGAGGGGCTCTGCTTGGCCATGGGATACCCATGGGAGAAAAGGTGAGGGGAACAGGTAATTTCCTGAGCTGTCCTCCTGTGGGAGCACATCTCCATGATGACTGGGGGAGGCAGCCCCTATGGCTACAGGCTTTGATGAGATCAAAACTAGACATTCCTCCTATGCAAACAGCACATTATGCAGGCACCTGCAGGTGGAGAGATCTGAGGAGACTATACTCCCCCTTCCTAGTACTCCTCTGGCTCGTATTCCCTTACTGACTGTAGGCCCATATACTTTACGGTACTGTTTGTTTTCTCTTAACCTGTCTGCAAATGTACCTTGtccttctccatggaaattactttGGGTAAATAACCACTTGCCATAGAACACCTTCCCAGCATCTACAGAGCGGTCTGGGCCCTATACATCTTTGTTGTGTTCCAGAGTCTCCTGGGAGCTGAGCTGTCACCTGCACAGCCCCTACCTGTCCTGGACGGAACCACCACCATTGGCTACTCATAGAGTTTTGCAAAGTATCACTCTGGTTTCGGGGTGACGGTGAAGGTGAAGGCTTCATTGGCAGGAGGGCTTCATATGGAGAATGATAAGCAGAGACAGAACCTACCTACAGCAGGTAGGTTTCCATCCCAGTTGCTCGTCTGAAATATCTGGAATCTGGCCCAGCAACATCTAGGAGCTTTAATAACACACACTCCACCTCTGGAAATACTGATTCAGTTGGTGTGGGAGATGGCCAGGACATGGGTGTCTTTACAAGGTCCTAGCCATGGCAACTCAAAATTTGTTTCACAGTTGAACCAAATGGGATCACCTGAGAGCTTGGTAGAAATTCAGGCTGTCAGGCCCAGCCCAGAATACTGTGCACTTTAACAAAATTCACAGGCAGTTCGCTTAATTTATTGAATCTGAAGAAGCAGGGCCTCAGTGACTCAAAAGCACAGTCGCAAGTAGGAAGCACAGACCCAGATCCCTGGCTTTGCTTGCACCTCCCAACCTCCCTCCACGTTGCAGGACATCCAGAAGCCCCTGAAAATAAGGGTGGGGTTCCTGGAAATTCTGAGGAAGAATAATTGAATTTATCTAATTGAATTTTCTAGGTGTGAATTTCCTAGAGTCTGTATGTTTAACAAATGTCCCAAGTCATTCTAATATTTGAGGAATTTTCAAAAACCAAATCTAAACATGTTGtcatcacatttttctttcttttcccctgaaGTATTTTTGCAAAGTTACATTCATCATCAAACATTTTTCGGTTGTtatccaaaatttttcatcataagTTTAAACCCTGGAAAGGATGTCATTTCTGGCATGCTATAAATATCAACACTAAATGAATCTATTAACATAACTCTTTTAAAGGTTTCCAAAGACTATAAATAACATAGGATTTTGATACTTAACATCgtttttttaacaaagaaaaaatacacgAATGAGCTGTTATTAAAGGTTAAAACTTTTATTCAGTTGCTTTAACTCCCTCAACCCTTGTTTCTAGTCTACTTCCCCCACAAGGTTTTATGATAATGTGACAGACTTTATGCATGAAAATCTTTTTAATTACCTTCTCATATCTGCCTAcataaaaacaatttataaattgaaatttaagttttaaaactaatTTCCTGGGAGCATAGGcttaagtgtttttttaattgttatcaCTTAAATTATTAATATAGAATTGATGAAGCAACAAAAATACATTACAAGTAttgatacataattttttaatgtaaaaaaagataaaacttcaTTGGAAATGGAGCTTTCCTTAcactgtaaaggaaaaaaaaactcgaGAAGATTCAGGTGTGAGCCCTTATGTTAGTTTTATTACAAACTTGCTGCCAGGAAAAAGGCAAAGCCAACCAAAATCAAGGCAAGCCAAATGGAAGATTTACTCTTGGTAAGGACATGTTTTAGAAGAATAGAAACTGTTAGTAATCATTTCACtaaaccaaaaaggaaaataaagggaaaggtcAGTAACTCCACTGAGAGTCATCTGCAGGAAGAATTTACTaattatgaaaaacaaattttgaccTTTTGTGTTTCCTTCACAATCAATCAAAACAGGACAGAAAAATCCCCGGCCCCCTCCGCCCCCGGCCGTGCCCACCGCGGCTCCCCGCGCCCTCCCCCGCCGCCCGCACTCGCTGCTCCCCCGCTCGAGGCGCCCTGAGCACACCGGGGCCGCCCAGAGAGACCCGGAAACGCGGGGAAACGGCTGCCTCGGGCACGGGCGGCGGCGCCCACGGCGAGaatctgcagcagcagcagcagcacggACACTGCTCGGGGGCAGCGCCCACCCAGGACACTGAGCCGTCACCGCTCGCTCCGCTGCTGACACCTGCAGCAAGATCGGCCGCCATCGCCAGGTGAGGACGGGAGAAGGCCGGGGCTGCAGCCAGCGGGGCATCCaaggtggatggtggtgatgggagcacagcaTTGTGCATACAATTAACACCTCTGCAGATTTCAAAGTGggcaaatgggaaattttatattacatatatggcatcacaataaaataataaacaaagcaaaacaaaaagcatcGACCTGTGCAACaaagtgaactctaatgtaaaccatggatttagctaataattataatattaataaccggggaaaactgcatgtgtgaggaGGGTATAAGGAAACTGtgctctgcatgatttttctgtaaacctacaaatgctctgaaaaaaaaaaatgaattaaaactgaGCTACAaccgtgtgccagtttgaatatattgtgtcccccaaacgccattatctgtgatgtaatcttgtgtgggcagatgttatcagtgttgattagattgtaattctttgagtgtttctttggaatgtgccccacccagctgtgggtgatgactctgactggataattgccatggagttgttgctccacccattcggggtgggtctaagttggtcactggagccatataaaagagctgacataacagaagggactcagtgcagctgtgagtgatgttttgaagaggagccacagccaagaggggcactttgaagaaagcacaggagctgcagatgagagagagtttgaagacggtcattgaaagcagactcttgctccagagaagctcagagaggacaaataccccaagtgcaactaagagtgacatttttgaggaactgcagcctagagagcaacatcctgggagaaagccattttgaaaccagaactttggagcagacgccagtcacgtgccttcccagctaacagaggttttccagacaccattggccatcctccagggaaggtacctaattgctgatgtgttaccttggacactttatggccttaagactgtaactgtgtaaccaaataaaccggcttttataaaagccaatccgtttctggtgttttgcattccagcagcattagcaaactagaacaaaccagTAATGAGATGAAGGAGCCACTCTGAGACATTTCTGGCTGTTTCTGGGTGCTAAATGTCACCTTGACCACTTTCAACAAGCATCGTTTCCACCACCTTCCAAAGCTGACACTTCCTGGAATCTTCTCACCAGGATGCTGCTTTTGGAAGTAAGGAGGAGTGAATAGCAGCTTTGGAGAACAGGCACACCTGTTTGCTGCCTGAATCACAACCACATAAGGAGTTTTGGGTTGCAGGTCAAGACTGTACTGTTCCTCTCCCAAGAATTGGACTCCACGATTGCAGAGAGTGACAACATCAGATGGGAGCCATCCCTCTTCTTGTCTCCAAGTTCACCGGCATCGCACAGCACACACCTCAGTGAATCACAAATAACTGAGGGACCTGGATGATTTCCCAGTCTGAATGCTCTGATCCACTGTCAggctttccatcctttcactgaaTCTATTTCTAAATCTATCCAGATacgttttgtttgtttaacaaatGTTCTTGAATGCCAGCTATATTCTAGGTACTTAGGATATATTagtgaatgaaacagacaaaaaattgCCTCTCTTCATAGGGCTTAAGTTCTATGAAGAGAGGCAGACAATAAACATAAATCACtagtaattaattaaaaaaatagattggggtgatgtatgcacaactgtatgatggtactgtgaacagttgattgtacaccatggatgattgtgaatatatctaaatacaactgaatttaaagaaaaagaatgaatgtggacccgtaCATTGCATCATATACAAAACTTAATTCCAAAtacaaagacccaaatataataTCTAATGccataaaattcttaaaagaaaatgtagagaactATCTTCAGGACTTTAAAGTAAGCAATGATGTTTATATTTTacaccaaagaaacaaacaactaaagaaaaatacagatataatggacttcatcaaaattaaaaacttttgataaTCAAAGAACATTACCaatgaagtgaaaagaaaacctacgaaatgaaagaaaatatttaaaaaggtatCTCTGATATTACTACAATATGCAGAATACATATAGAATCTCTAAAActaaataacaaaaagacaaacatccaaattttaaaatgggcacaatacttgaatagatgtttcttcaacaataacaacaaaagaaagacataCAAAGGACCGatcagcatgtgaaaagatgctcaacatcattagccattagagaaattcaaatcaaaactgcaatgagacaCTCACTAGACGGCTGTtattaacaaatcagaaaataacaagtgttggtgagactGCTGAGAagtaggaaccctcatacattgttggtgagaatgtaaaatgatgcagccggaaagttaaatgtagaactgccatatgagCTGTCAATTCCTCTCCTACCCATATACaccaaggaattgaaagcagggactgaaacagatatttgtacaccagtattCATGACATCATTgtacacaatagccaaaaggtgggatTAACCCACagtccatcaacacatgaatggataagcaaaaatacagtatatctatacaatagaatattattcagaaataagaaaaggaataaagtgctAGCACATGCTAAAAgaaggatgaaacttgaagacatgaagttgagtaaaataagccagacacaaaaggccaaatattgtgTGACTGCTattatatgaaatacatagaataaacaaatttatggaGACAAGAAGCAGGAAAACAGTTACCAGGGTGCTTGAGAAGAAGGAATTATTGCCAAATGGGCATGAGTTCTGGTTTGGGATGAGGAAAATAATCCAGAAATACATAGTGGTCAATGTCACACAaaattgtcaatgtacttaatgtcacagtGTTGCCCACTCAACAtggttaaaatcatttttatgttatgtatatttttccataactgaaaaaaatttaaaaatcaaccaagaaaataacattgatagaatgaaggacaaaaaccacatgatcatctcaattgactcagaaaaaattttttttaattcccacactcatttctaataaaatcattcagaaagctaggaatagaaCACTTACTCAGCATGAAAAAGGGAATTGATGAAAAACACACAGTTAAAATAAGCTCAGtaatgaaagactgaaatatttcCCCCTAAGTTAAGGAGCAAGACTTcataaaaaacaaactgaaaaaaaaaaccaacttttgtacataaaaggaacttctcaagaaagtaaaaagaaaaaacctaagatattgggaaaaatacttgtaaatcatatgtatgataaaagtttaatatccagaatagaatACTACTAAAACAACAAAGAGACTAATAtgccaatttaaaaacaggaacgcaattgaatagacatttctccaaaaaagataaacgAATGacaaataatcacatgaaaatttGCTAGACATAATTAGACAGTTAGTGCATTGGCTAATTACACATtagagaaacacaaataaaaaggaagaactaccactcttcaaaaaatagaaaataagtccaaataaatttttgttactTGAGAGGATGTCAAGTAACAGAAACCCTCATACACTCCTGGTGGGAATATAGGacagtgaagaaactggaacccaCTTAGGCAATAACTCAATTAGTTTAACGTAGAATGACCATATGatttagcaattccactcctacttGCATactgaaaagaagtgaaaacagatatacaaacaaaaacttatacacaaatTGTCTTAGCATcatttagcattattttaaatagccaAAATGGAGGTTTTAAATAGCcatttagcattattttaaatagccaaaggtggaagcaattaAAGTGCCCATCaaatgataaatgaaacaaaatggtatATACCGACAAAGGAATAGTATCcagctataaaaaaggaatggagttctggtacaaaatgaaacatagatgaaccttgaaaacattatgcttactgaaaaaagcaagagaaaaaactATGGCATAGTTGCACTTATATGAATTATGTAGAATAAGAAACTACAGGGAGACAGAAAGATTACCGGCTATCAGGGGCTTGGGGTTGGTGGTGGAGAGTCACTGATAATTGAGGagagtttctgttttgtgtgATGAGAAAGCTTTGGTGGTGGAAGGAGGTGATAATTGCACAACATTCTAGATGAAAACAAGACCAATGAACTGCACACCtgcaaatggttaaaatggagaaaaagaaatgattagAAGGGGTTTTCCTTGGCTCTTAATGAGCCTCCAGGTGCTCAATTATGACTGTTTATTCAAGGACTTCCTAAAGTGGAACCTGCTGACATGTGTTACAAGTAATGGTGCTAAAAACATTGTgtggatttgggtgttcttttttcacttttattttttattcttgttctggttctttctgatgtaaggaaaatgttcagagatagattgtagtgatgaacacataactatgttatcatactgtggacagtggattgtataccatggatgattgtatggtgtgtgaatgtgtttcaataaaactgaatttaataaaaaaaaaaaaaaacattttgtggAGCAGGAAAAAGCTTACAGTCAAACAAAAACTTGGACACAAATTGTCTTagcatcattattttaaatggccaaaggtggaagcaatcaaAATGTCCACCaaataataaatgaacagaaTGGTATATTCCTACAATAGAGTATTATTGAGCTGTAAAAAGAAATTGAGTTCTGGTACAAcctgaaacatggatgaaccttgaaaacattactcTCAGTGAGAGAAGCGACAAACAAAACTATGGCATGGTTACACTTATATGAATTatgtaaaataaggaaatacacagagacagaaagtataacATATACTTTAATTTGCTCTCGTGCACACAACCAGCATTGACAGATGCACATCTGCCATCAATTTTGAAGACAGGGAACACTCACCTAGATGCTCATTAAGTGAAATGGTGGTGTCCATTCTTCTCATTATACCACGTGttacaaaatataattaacagtactgaattatatatgaaaATCTGGTTTAAAACCATAGGACTAaaaaatacagtgaaccctattgtaaatactgggctatagttaatagttgaattataaaaatgttctttcatgaattctaacaaatataccacaataatgcaaggttagtaatagggtggtatatggttCCAGGATCTCCTGGAACTTACGTTCCAGTATTAATAAACAAATTACCTAAGGAAATAATACAGCTTATTGGAATATAATGAGTTCTATGGGAAAAAGTAAACAGGGA
Above is a window of Choloepus didactylus isolate mChoDid1 chromosome 8, mChoDid1.pri, whole genome shotgun sequence DNA encoding:
- the LOC119543407 gene encoding lysine-rich arabinogalactan protein 19-like isoform X1 — translated: MTHPPTARLRAAEGEGETGPAEAAPPSDVGVPSAPLSLPRGSPPRAREASAPRRPSPRVRPGSGSRARPPATPSEPPLRGTFLLSRPLDSRSPAVSTEAEAPPVPHAASRSPESPGS
- the LOC119543407 gene encoding uncharacterized protein LOC119543407 isoform X2, which translates into the protein MISRDRTYLQQDRKIPGPLRPRPCPPRLPAPSPAARTRCSPARGALSTPGPPRETRKRGETAASGTGGGAHGENLQQQQQHGHCSGAAPTQDTEPSPLAPLLTPAARSAAIAR